The Delphinus delphis chromosome 2, mDelDel1.2, whole genome shotgun sequence genome segment GAGCTGCATTCCCTGGGGAATTAGGTAGCTCTTGCCTGTCTTCTCCAGATCTTGTTCTCTCTCGGGATAGGCCCAGTTTGAAATGCCTTATGTGGTACGACTGCACAATTTCCACCAGCTGTCTGCGCCCCAGCCCTGTTTTACCTTCAGCCATCCCAACAGAGGTGGGTTCCTGCATGGCTGTCCTCTGACTGGTTGCGTGAGAGCTCACCCTCCTGGTTTCTTCCCTTGCTGTCCTGAGTCTGCTCTATCTGGTCTCTATCAGGGCTTCCTTTCCTGGTTCCTGCTCATGCTTTACCAAGTTGTCTAGGGTTTCTGGCCACTCATCACCCACACCGCTCTTCCCTGACAGATCCTATGATTGACAACAACCGCTACTGCACCTTGGAGTTTCCCGTGGAGGTGAACACAGTGCTGCATGGCTTTGCAGGCTACTTTGAGACTGTGCTTTATCAGGACATCACTCTGAGTAAGTGTCTCGGGCAGTAGATGGGGAGTATAAGAGTATGCTACCTGGGCAGTGTATGTACATGTTTCGGGTAGCGTATGTACATGTTTCATTTAGAGTCACAGGGAACCCAGGAATCAGTGAATGGGGATCTTTGATTACTTGCTTCTGTGTTTACAGAAGAGATTCTCCTCAATCTAGGCAAAAAGCAGAGTCATGGagacctcaatttttttttaatttttaattaaaaaaaatttttttggattatagttgatttacaatgttgtgtttcagtgtacagcaaagtgaatcagttatactcagttttttaaattactttgtcCACTTAGGTATCCGTCCAGAGACTCACTCTCCTGGGATGTTTTCATGGTTTCCCATCCTCTTCCCCATTAAGGTAGGAATCACCTTTAAGGCTCCTTGGGTTAAAGAGTAACTATTGTCATTGGTGTTctgccccttcccttctcccaggATGATGCTTGTCTGTGACCCATGTTCTACTGCTCTCACGTGCTCTTGGATCCTGTTGTAGATGTTGGGATATCTGCAGGGGCCTTCTGCCTGGCTTCCCACGCCTACTCTGGCTATTCTTCTGTCCATTCTCTACCTGGAGCAagagtcatcttttaaaaacatgaatctgATCCTATCTCTCTCCTTTTAAAACCCTTCGATGTTTTTCCACTGCCCTACAATAAGGTCTTAAATCTTTGTTAGACTTGGTGTGATCTAGTTTTTGCCTGCCTTTTCAGCCACTGTCCTTTGATTACATTGCTTCAGTCCTATGGACCTTCTTTTGGTTCCTCTAATGCCCCATGTTCTTTCCTGCCTCGCGGTTTCACACCTTTGTCCTCTGCCTGTAAAGTTCTTGGCTCATTTCTTGATTCAGCTGACTTATCTTCCAAGTCTCATTAAACATTCTTGTTGTCAGATAATTTTCCCTGACCTTGTAGACTAGGTTAGTGTTAACTTTCATAGGTGTTTTCATAGCACCCTATCCCTGTTCACAGTGTTCATCCCACTTTTGATTATTTGTTCAGTGTCTGttcatttctgattatttgtTCTGATAGACTTCAAATAAACCTCATGAGGGTTGGAACGTCATTTGATCATTTTATCTCCACACCTAGCTTAGTACATTGCCACATAAAATTCATTAGCTCCACCCTGAACCTCCATGTCTTTCTTCTTACAGCAGCCCATTACCGTGCGTGAAGGCCAGACCATCTGTGTGCGTTTCTGGCGATGCAGCAATTCCAAGAAGGTGTGGTATGAGTGGGCTGTGACAGCACCAGTCTGTTCTGCTATTCACAACCCCACAGGCCGCTCTTACACCATTGGCCTCTAGCCCTGCCTGCAGGTGTCTAGAACCTTGGAAGCAGCTTCAGGTTCTGCTCCTGTAGCACAGAAGGTGCAGTACACCATGGGCTCTGATTTGCCTTGCCCATCAGAGAGGAGCATTTCAGTCCACTTTCCTGCCTTACATCAAGATGGGCAAAGGATGAGAATTGCAGGGCTCACGCCACCAATCTGTGAAGACTTCAGGCCAGGGCATGAGGAATTCATGTTGAATCTGTGGCTACTCCAACAGGCACTGAGCCTCAAGTGCTCCCTGGGATAGCCCTGAGAACATGTGGATTGAACAACTTTTCAGCCCTTTTCTCTGCCCATCTCTGTTCCTATTTTGATGATTTTGTGTAAggaggaaatacaaataaagtgAGGTTATGGCCTTTCCTGCTCCAACtctgctgccccctgcctctgcttCTCCACCCATTACTTACACATATTCAGATCGATGCTTTTATCCAAGACTTGAAGGGGCCTAGCTTTATTTCCTATTTAAGAAGCTTAGTGGTGACTCTTGGACTCCCAATTATAGGCTTTCTGACCAGCTACAGAGAGGTCTTGTCCATTAGGACCTGTGATTAGGCTCTTGTCTGGGGGAGGAGGCATAGAGTTTGTTGCCATGGAGAAAGATAGGGTAGTGAGTGAAGCCAGCTTCCCTTCCACCTTCCTGAGCTGCTGTACTGCCAGCTCCTCTGTTACCTCTTGGGAGAGAAACTGGAAGTCATCCAGGCTTCACCAGCAAGAAGCcactttttttatttgaataaaatcaTAGGATTAGAGTTTGAAGTCCTAAGAGATAATCTAGTCCTATtctacattttacagaagaggaatttGAATTGGTACAATGATATAAAGTTAGTATTCAAATCAGGACTCAACACGGTTCCTGTGACTCCATGGCCCTCTCCATGTTATAACCAGCTATCTTTCTGGCAGCTGTATTAGGCAGCTGAAGGCTCTGGGGGTTCTGGAAGACGTTGCAACGTGAGGGTGGACTTCTCTTTCTGGCTAGAGGGCTGAGTACTGCTGCACCCAGAGTCACCTGAGAAACTGCCTCAAGTTTACCCTTGCGGTGGGAGGTGTGTGGGGCACTGATTTGAACTGAAGGTATATGAGCTGTAGGACCAGGCAGAATGCGGAAGAAGACAAATCTGTGACAGTCACATGAGATCCAGGCGCCGAGGAAACGAGGCAGCGGTTGGGAGGGTTGTATGACACAATGGGGATGGGCAGCCCAGCATCCCTCCCCACGGGAAGCAAATGCAGTTGCTCTCCAGAAAGCTGTCCCAGAGAAGCCTGACGTGAGCTCCTCGGCAAATCTGAGTGGGGACGGCCAAGGACGTCAATAGGCTCCTCCGCGGTGTTAGCCTAGTCTACATGAGAACCGGGAGCGAGTCGGGGGGTCCTTTTCTCCGGTTCTCTGCCCGGTTGCCCCGCCTTCCGCAAGTCATTTAACCAATGAGAGAGCGATAGGCGGATACCTAAGGACGCTTCTGCTTTCCCTGAGTCTCGGAAAGATTAGCCAATCAATGGGAACTTGTTGGTTGCTAAGAGACCTTTGAGCTTGGCTCCACCCATGCTCAGATTTTAGCCAATGAAAATCTGTACTTTGGAGTGTTGCCGCGAAACCCGTGAGATTAATTCCGCCACCTGAATGTTTCGGCGCCTGCGCAGATTGGGAAAGGTTCTGGAAGACAGCGGAGCTGCCGCCATTTTGCGGGAAGAGGAGCAGCTCCAGTTGTAGTGGGGCTCTTACTGCTGAGTCTCTGGAAGGGAGTCGTGCTTCGCGTCCCCCGACACACCCAAAGGAACGAAGGGAACGGGGACCCCCCCCACCCTGCGGGGACCCGGAACTGGTAAGAAACCCCGAAACCGTGTCCCCCCCCGAAACGTCACCTATGCGTGACGTTGTCGCACGGCGCCTCCCCCTGACGTCACAGGCAGAAAATGGCGTCAAGAGCAGAATTGggcaaacttttaaaattaaaaacattttttgtttactttgatCTGGAAGTGTTCGCTACCTAACTGTAGTCCATCGGCACCCTCGTGGCTACATCCTTTAGCGATGAAGATGCTGTTTCAAGGGTCCCAATGACTGATCTCTTTCCAGGTCCCCGCAGCCTTGACATTTAGGGTGTCCCACACTGTGAGGGAGCATCGACCCACCACGGTCTGAGAGGACATGTGGGATCCGTTTTCAGCCCCTAGTGCCACCACTCAGAGATGAGGGAATTGAGGCTTCTTCCTCAATCTTCAGCCTCTCAAAGACTCATGTTCAGTATGTTGGCCACTGTGCCCACACATCCTGTGGCGGTAGAGGAGCATAATGGGGCCACATACGAGGGTTTAGAATCGGGACACTGGCCCTCGCAGAGATGCTGCCTGTCGGTAACTTGTAGGACCATTTTTTGAAGCGTGGCCTTGGCTGTTACACAACATGGGgaatgtttttatctttctcattgtttgtttttcttaattaagcTGTCCTCAGTTTGGAGATGTTTGTGCCCAGCTCAGTTACCCGACCCAGGAGATGGCGCTACCATCACCCCTGGGACTCCAGCGTTTGGTGAATTCTGCCTGATGGGGCTGACAGTGGTTCTTCACTCTCCTTTGCCCCCGCGGCAGTGGGGCCTAAGTGCTGGCTTGGGTCTTGTCTGTGCTATGACAAGGTCCACGTAGTGCCGTGATTATGGGCCTCTAACGTAGTTTTTGAAGCAGGGTTGGAAGAAAGcactataatattttaatgtatgggATTGAGTGGACTTTGATCCATAAGTTAGGACTCAAAGAGTTTGAAAACTCCCAACGTGAAAGCACATAGTGTTTGGGACATTCTGTTTTTAGGACATCTAGAAAGACTAAACCCAGCAAGATTGCAAGTTTCAGAGTGTGCTGGTGTTATATATGTCTGTGCTTAAatagattcattcatttgtttctgaAGTCTGAAAACTTTATTCCATAGGAAGGGGTTCATTTGTCAACTTACATGAAAGTTTTTTTTGGTGTTAAGTTATCCCTATGCTGTACTAGCACTCAACAAAGAGCAGTTCTTGAAGCATTTCATTTGGAGAGTTAAAGGCAGACTGTAAAAAAGAGAAGCGTTATGACACTTAGAAAATTTGTATAGATTTGGCAGCCAAAATGaatgaaaggggcttccctggtggcgcagtggttgagagtccgcctgccgatgcaggggacacaggttcgtgtcccggtccgagaagatcccacatgctgtggagtggctgggcccgtgagctgtggccgctgggcctgcatgtccggagcctgtgctccgcaatgggagaggtcgcagcagtgagaggcccgcgtagtgcaaaaaaaaaaaaatgaatgaaaggaacAGAGCTTGTAGATCAAAAACTTACTTTTAGAACCGTTTTTTCCCACAGTAGCATATGTTAAGATATATGCTGGCATATATTAAAATTAGATAGCATATATTAAAGTCAGCCTGGTTTCTAATGTTTTGTAGCATATACTGTTACACGCTGAGTATCTGTAAGCCACACAATAGGTGTGACTAATGGGACTGACTCTTTTGATATATCTATCAGAACATTAATTCTTCAGgtcagtatatatttaaaaatagacatcTTGGTAAGctgtgtacttttcttttttaaatttcctttaggGTTTAAGTTATAAACCACATGAGAGAGCAGTAACCTGTTAGAATATTAGACTTAAGAGTCGGAAGATTTATGATCAAGGGTCAGCTCCTCCATTtgagctttgtgactttgggcagttcacagaacctcagttttttcatctgtgcatttttaaaatctttcttccgtccttctttccttcttccctcccccccccccttcctttctgctgtgccgggtcttagttcaggcacgtgggatctttagttgcggcatatgggctttttacttgcagcatgcatgtgggatctagttccctgaccagggatcgaacctgggccccctgcattgggagcacggagtcttacctgctggaccaccagggaagtccctcatctgtGCATTAGATCCAGTATTTGCTTGTAGCATATGTTACCATTGattgttaaataaatgtaagGTGTTAGTATAAGAGATTGAGTTCACTGGTTTTTAGACACacctattttattttggtttggtttccaTTGTAAGCCTTAAATTTGGCTCCAAGTAAGTTTTATTGGTTGGCTCTTTCCAAGAATCTTATCTCTGTAACATGTTTAGCATAGTGCCTAGCAATATTAGGTACTATAAATGATAGATATTGATATAATGATTACTTTTATTAAATCATCAAAATAGGCTATGGACTCTGAGGGCAACCAAGACAGCATGATTGGATGATGCATTAGCTGCTTTAAAGAGGACGAAGCTCTTGAGGATATGGAAAGTCTAATTATGATTAACCTCCTTGTATAGAAAGTATTTAGATTagttttttttcagctttattaagatataattgatataaaataTAACCGTACAcattaaagtgtacagtttgatgtgTTTTGATATGAGTtaacacccatgaaaccatcaccccCCAAATTCCAAAATGCCCTTTTATAATCCTTTCATCCGAGCCCCTTCCCACCTATTCTTAGCCCTAGGtaaccactggtctgctttctgtcactacaggttagtttgcattttctagaattttatgtaaatgaaatcatacagtatgtatgctttttttaacctgtttccttccactcagcataattattttgagattcatccatgttatgtaTATTGATAATTTCAGACCAGTAATTTCTGAATAATTTATCCTATTGATTTTGTTTGgtgtcttctgtttttttttacttatagaCCTGTGGTGGACAGACTTGGGAAAGACCATTGCTAGATGTGAAAGCTTGGGGTAGGCGAGAAGTCCTACTGTACCTTCCTAGACAGAAAGGCTTCAAAGTGGGACTGGTTAAGCCTATCTTAATCATGGTCTTTCTGAGTTACCCAAACTCTGGTCGGTATTGTACAGAAAATGCTTAATGATGAATCCCCTCATTATTTGTGTTGGGCGGTGGTGTGGGGAAAAGCTTAGGACTAATCTGCATTATTCTGGTATTGCTTTCTCTTGCTCCTAATTTTTAGTCATGCGTTCTTACCTTTTTATTGGAAATATGTGCCAATTTATGTTTAAACCAATTATTTATTCAGAATTTTGAACAGTAGAATGGAGGCCAAGTGTCCgttgtaaaataaatagtaattttgagtaccaacattttcttttcacagGACAGGGTCTATATTGTATTTTGTCTCTACCTAGATATTCAGTTTTCTTCTAGACCCCTGACCTTTTCTAAGCCACAAAGCAGAACTCGTTCAGATCTGTAaggtacaaaaataaacatagggTAAACAACAGCGGGTAAGGTACCTTTGGAGTTCAAGAAACAGAACTGTATATCCTGAAGTCTGTTTCTTGGAGGGGGGAGGGAATGTGGGGTGCtggaaggggaggaaaaatataaatgaggTTCTTATGTATTGATGTCCTCTTCTCAGATCTGCTACAATGGCATCCGATGACTTTGATATAGTGATTGAGGCCATGCTGGAGGCTCCCTATAAAAAAGAGGAGGTAAGATTCCCCATCTCACTCTTGGAATTGGGCTGGTAAGGAAAAGCACTTGTGGATCATCAGTTTCAACGTTTTGTGAATCTTCTTTCCCTGTTTGTTTATTATGTGCAGTGGCTTTCATAAAAggcataatctttttttttttttttttttttgcggtacacgggcctctcactgttgtggcctctcccgttgtggagcacaggctccggacacgcaggcccagcggccacggctcacgggcccagccgttccgcagcatgtgggatcctcccggaccagggcacaaacccgtgtcccctgcatcggcaggcggactctcaaccactgtgccaccagggaagctcaaggcATAATCTTTTAGTAAGCTCTGCTGGAGACCGATACTCAAGGGCCATGCTTACAGAAAGGGCCCCAAaaactgggggtggaggggacatGAAGTTGCGGTGGGAACCAGTGCTTTGCTCACAGCTCTCAGTGACACAGTAGAAGGTCAGTGTATCTCAGAcataactctcatttctcactctCCAGGGAAATGTTAGTGGAACAGATGTTGGGGTAGCTAAAGGTTTGACTTCAAAATCTGATCTTTTTGggtagtttccttccttcttctcttattctttttgttaggAGATCCAGGTGCTTAGAAACTGTTTAGATGATTGAGAGCTTCGATTTCATGAGCTTTCCTCCTTGTCCACTTCTTTCTTTGCCCAATGGAATCTGTGTGTCTGCCACCTGGTACCTTGTGTCATTTTCCTGGCGAACCCCTCAGGATGAGCAGCAAACTAATGAGGTTGAAAAGGAGAGCCCTAGTAACACCACCAACAGCACCAGCTGTACCGGCAGCAGTGGCAGTGGCACCAGTGGGAGCAGCGCCAgtggggaggcaggcaggtgAGTGTGGCCTGAGGAAAATGGGTTGGCAGCTTGAGGAAGGGAAGCAACTGTGTCCATTATAGAAACAGCCAGAACAGGGAGGTGGTTGCTGGTAAGACTTCTGACTTTTAGTAATGGCTCCACTGGGTCATGGGAATGATGGTGACCTGGCTTAATGATCTTCTAGTCTTCGCTTGCCAGTGTAGATTTGTGGATAGACTTGTGGATCAGTCCTAGCGTCGATGTAGTATTTCACTTGAGTAAAATAGCAAGAGGATCTCTGATTTGGAAACATGAGCTTTTGCTTGGTTTTGTGGGGGAAAATGGCCATTTCAGATGCCTGACAGCATTCAGGGCTCTGTGTAAACTGATGTCATGCCATTGCTGTGAACTTCTGCCATATTGTCTTCTAGGCTTTGGTCTTTCACTGCTTTCTGTTTCACCTTCGCTTTAGTGTCATTTCTTATCCTTGGGAGAGGTGATGAAACCTCAGTAGTAAGAGTTTATGCTCTCTTTCACAGGAAGAAGAGGAGTCGGAGCCATAGTAAAAGCAGGGATAGAAAACGCAGGTCAGTCATTCTGGGGCCGCTTGGGTTTTGAGAAttgtaaatggaaagataccagGGAAAGCTATACATTAAAGGCCAGAAAGGTTGGATTGTTCTTTAAGGAGCTTAACAGTCATTGCCGTCCACAGTCGTAGTCGAGACCGTCATAGGCGGAGAAGCAGTCGGAGCCGGAGTCGAGATCGGCAGCGTCGTCACCGCAGCCGTAGCTGGGAACGTCGACATAGTAGTGAGTCACGAAGTCGAGACCGACGTCGTGAGGATCGTGTGCGCTACAGGAGTCCACCGCTTGCCACTGGGTATCACCTTTTGCTTATAAGATCACCTTTGTATCATGTTTTGGGGTAGGCAGGAGACCCAGTTACTGGAGGGGTGATACTCAGAATTGGCATGTGCGATGAGGTGCTGTAATCTGGTTTTCTCATGGTGGAAGACCCAGCACTGGGCCAGTGTGGATAAAGGTGGGTGACACGGTTTTCAGTTTGGTTGTTCTCTGTTCCATAGGCGTAGGTATGGACACAGTAAGAGTCCTCATTTCCGGGAGAAGAGCCCAGTCAGGTGAGTGACAATGAGCACTCTTTTAGGGATTGTGAGTTATGAATAAAAAGCGGTTTGAGCCAAACCACAGGAATGTGTAGTACTTGAGGGTAGCTGAAGAATGATGACCATGTACTGGCAGGGAGGGTCTCGACGATTTTGCTCACTCTTTAGGGAGCCAGTTGATAATCTGAGTCCTGAGGAGCGGGATGCCCGCACGGTGTTCTGTATGCAGTTAGCTGCCCGCATTCGGCCTCGGGACCTGGAGGACTTTTTCTCGGCTGTTGGCAAGGTAAACCTCTTCCCCCTCTTAGTTGTCTCTGAGAAGCCTGTCTTCTATCCATCCCCCTTTATGCCCaattcaggattttctttttgccCTGGATAGGTTCGAGATGTACGTATCATCTCAGATCGGAACTCACGTCGTTCTAAGGGCATTGCCTATGTGGAATTCTGTGAGATCCAGTCTGTGCCACTTGCCATTGGGCTGACCGGACAGCGGCTGCTGGGAGTGCCTATCATTGTACAGGCCTCACAGGTGAGCAGCCTGAGAAATGGACCTAAGAAGATGGAGATAATGGTGGTAGGTGTGGGGCATGACCCATCATTTCCTTCTTCCACAGGCTGAGAAAAACCGACTGGCAGCCATGGCCAACAACCTGCAGAAGGGCAGTGGTGGACCAATGCGCCTCTACGTGGGCTCCCTGCACTTCAATATCACCGAGGACATGCTCCGGGGCATCTTTGAGCCCTTTGGCAAAGTGAGTAGAAAGTGAGGGAAACCTCTGAAGGGAATCGGAAAAAGTGGGGAGGGCGAGTGTACCTTCTCGTTCTGTCTGACCATGATTAACCCATTGCGTGTTTAACAATGGCCATGTGGGTCCATGCTGGAGGAGTTGGGCTCCATCTCTGTATTCATACTGCTCAGGAGACAAATTAGGCACCATGAAATCAAATAATGGGGTCCATATGAAGTAAGATGAGTCAGAAAAAGTGTTTGGGAAAGTGATGGgctttatctcatttttaaaatgatttggaGAGCTGTAATGGGTTGGTTAGAAAGTTAGAGGTATTTAGAACAATCTgggtaggggacttccctggcggtccagtggttaagactccatgcttccacttcgggggcgcaggtttgatccctggttgggaaactaagatcccatgtgccacatgctgcacatggccaaaaaaatagaaCAGTTTGGGTAGGAAAGATCAAAGGTGCGGCTTAGCCAAAAGattattgattatttttctctattctgcagATTGATAATATTGTCCTGATGAAGGACTCAGATACAGGCCGCTCTAAAGGTTATGGTTTTATTACGGTGAGTCTCTAGtcttcaactttttaattttagtttaggTTTGTCCACTTGTCTGATTTTGCAGCTTAGCTTCATCCTCCTCCCATAGGAACTGTCTAAATGACCCATAAACCCTGGTGCCTGAAGCTTGGAGTAGCCTTCTGCCCCTTGAGATGAGTGCATTGCTTGAGATCATGGCTTTGCTCCTACACTCTGTCAGTGGCACTGGTATGGGGTGTCCAGGAGGTCAACCAGCTTCCCTGGTGCTACAGCTTGCTCTCTGGGTAATAGTAACGATTCCAGGCTGCAGCTAAGAGGTTGGGGGCATGAGGGAGGTTAGGTACGGGCCTTTATAGATGTGCTTTATAGAATTGGTATATTTTCATGATGGGGTGGGAATAAGAAGGTATATACTTCTCTCTGGTCCTACCCAGTTTGAAGCAGTTTCCCCATTGagaaatatctttatatttaaataccaCTATAGGGAAAACAGTAAGGCCACCTAATAGTGGGCAAGTCTCACCTTTTCCTGACACTCCAACAAAATTGTTTCCAATTCCCATAACTGGTTCTTCCAGCCCCATGTGACTCCAGGCTAGGACTGGCTGCCAGCCACAAAGTCTAATAGAAGCTGATATTTTCTGGGCTCAATCTAGGCAGCATACACCCCCCCAGTTGCCTGCAGGGCAGAGGGGAGGTAGGTTGTGTTCTACCGTGGGAATTGCTCATCTCAGAAGTATCTGGTAAAAGCAAGCCACCTATACCACCTGCCTAGGAACTGTCAGTACCACATGCCAGGCCCTAGGACAGGTAATACCAGAGTAAATAAAGCCAGCTGTGCTGTTCATGGTGGCAAGTACCTTTTCTAGCTCCCTGTGTGTCTCAGATGCAGAAAGGCTTCTGTGGGGCCTTTTTGCCCTTGTGTTCCTGCCTTTTAGGTCAACACCCTTGACACATAAACAGCAGACTGGGAATCCTCTTTATGCCAGGCTGCTGCTAGTGCTGCTGCTGGAAGGGATGAGAGAGTAGAGGCCTTCTGGCCAGTGGGCCAGAGTCAGCCGCACTGGggtagggtgggagtgggggtacAGTCTCGCTTTCAGTACCAGGGTGTGCACCTtcctgagcctgggctctggagttcCACGTTCCTGGTTCTTGACTAAGGACTGAAACTTACTAGTCCTGAGGGCTGAAATTAAAGCTCAGGAGCCTTGGATCTCCGCCTGTCTTACTTCCATTTGATATGTCCATTTGTGAAACAGCCTATCAGGCTGGGCTCCCTACAAATGATGCACTGTTAGGTTCTCAGTGGAGCTGGAGATTGAAAAGCGATTGCCCTTGAGTCAGCTGGAAAAGGTCTTTTTTAGAGAACTATTTGCGGGCATGGGGATCTTAGGTCACATTCCCTGGGAAAGAAAAGTTTGAGCCACAGTGAGCATGCAATTTTCATGGGACAGTAGGACGAGAGAGTATTAGTGGGGCTTTGAGAGCATGTCTGTGGCCAGGAGGTACCTGATATGACCTGGGTTTCTTGTAGTTCTCTGACTCTGAGTGTGCCCGCCGGGCCCTGGAACAGTTGAATGGCTTTGAGCTTGCTGGTCGGCCTATGAGGGTTGGCCATGTGACCGAGCGACTGGATGGTGGCACAGACATCACTTTTCCTGATGGAGACCAGGATCTGGATCTGGGATCAGCGGGTGGACGTTTGCAGCTCATGGCCAAATTGGCAGAAGGTAGGGCTTCTCTGCAGAGTGAAGAACATGGCGTTGAATTTTACATCAAGGGTTAGGACTTAACCCCACCTCGTCTTTTCCTCTGAGGCTCTGGAATCCAGCTGCCGACCACTGCTGCTGTTGCCCAAGCTGCTGCCTTGCAACTGAATGGAGCAGTTCCTTTGGGGGCCCTGAACCCAGCGGCTTTGACGGGTAGGCTTGGACttgggaaagggagagaagggtCGGGCCTGGAAGGCAGGAATGCTCTGTGCTAACTCCCTTGTCTCTCTTTGTTCCAGCTCTGAGTCCGGCCCTGAACCTCGCCTCCCAGGCAATCGCCTCCCAGTGCTTCCAGCTTTCCAGCCTCTTTACCCGCCAAACCATGTGAGTCTCAAGGCCCAGCTCATTTCAGTGTTCACAGTTAACTTTCTTTCCTCCGGCTTCCCGTTTACATCTTCTCCATGCCACAGGTAATTAGTGGCGCAGTCCACTGCCTACCTGTGCCTCTgggtcctgccactcccttctccaCGTCTACCCTTCCATGGCCCCTTCTCTCCATTCTGTGGACCAAACCATCCTGAGGG includes the following:
- the RBM23 gene encoding probable RNA-binding protein 23 isoform X4, coding for MQLAARIRPRDLEDFFSAVGKVRDVRIISDRNSRRSKGIAYVEFCEIQSVPLAIGLTGQRLLGVPIIVQASQAEKNRLAAMANNLQKGSGGPMRLYVGSLHFNITEDMLRGIFEPFGKIDNIVLMKDSDTGRSKGYGFITFSDSECARRALEQLNGFELAGRPMRVGHVTERLDGGTDITFPDGDQDLDLGSAGGRLQLMAKLAEGSGIQLPTTAAVAQAAALQLNGAVPLGALNPAALTALSPALNLASQAIASQCFQLSSLFTRQTM
- the RBM23 gene encoding probable RNA-binding protein 23 isoform X2, yielding MIESFDFMSFPPCPLLSLPNGICVSATWYLVSFSWRTPQDEQQTNEVEKESPSNTTNSTSCTGSSGSGTSGSSASGEAGRKKRSRSHSKSRDRKRSRSRDRHRRRSSRSRSRDRQRRHRSRSWERRHSSESRSRDRRREDRVRYRSPPLATGRRYGHSKSPHFREKSPVREPVDNLSPEERDARTVFCMQLAARIRPRDLEDFFSAVGKVRDVRIISDRNSRRSKGIAYVEFCEIQSVPLAIGLTGQRLLGVPIIVQASQAEKNRLAAMANNLQKGSGGPMRLYVGSLHFNITEDMLRGIFEPFGKIDNIVLMKDSDTGRSKGYGFITFSDSECARRALEQLNGFELAGRPMRVGHVTERLDGGTDITFPDGDQDLDLGSAGGRLQLMAKLAEGSGIQLPTTAAVAQAAALQLNGAVPLGALNPAALTALSPALNLASQAIASQCFQLSSLFTRQTM
- the RBM23 gene encoding probable RNA-binding protein 23 isoform X1 produces the protein MIESFDFMSFPPCPLLSLPNGICVSATWYLVSFSWRTPQDEQQTNEVEKESPSNTTNSTSCTGSSGSGTSGSSASGEAGRKKRSRSHSKSRDRKRSRSRDRHRRRSSRSRSRDRQRRHRSRSWERRHSSESRSRDRRREDRVRYRSPPLATGRRYGHSKSPHFREKSPVREPVDNLSPEERDARTVFCMQLAARIRPRDLEDFFSAVGKVRDVRIISDRNSRRSKGIAYVEFCEIQSVPLAIGLTGQRLLGVPIIVQASQAEKNRLAAMANNLQKGSGGPMRLYVGSLHFNITEDMLRGIFEPFGKIDNIVLMKDSDTGRSKGYGFITFSDSECARRALEQLNGFELAGRPMRVGHVTERLDGGTDITFPDGDQDLDLGSAGGRLQLMAKLAEGSGIQLPTTAAVAQAAALQLNGAVPLGALNPAALTALSPALNLASQAIASQCFQLSSLFTRQTM
- the RBM23 gene encoding probable RNA-binding protein 23 isoform X3; translated protein: MASDDFDIVIEAMLEAPYKKEEDEQQTNEVEKESPSNTTNSTSCTGSSGSGTSGSSASGEAGRKKRSRSHSKSRDRKRSRSRDRHRRRSSRSRSRDRQRRHRSRSWERRHSSESRSRDRRREDRVRYRSPPLATGRRYGHSKSPHFREKSPVREPVDNLSPEERDARTVFCMQLAARIRPRDLEDFFSAVGKVRDVRIISDRNSRRSKGIAYVEFCEIQSVPLAIGLTGQRLLGVPIIVQASQAEKNRLAAMANNLQKGSGGPMRLYVGSLHFNITEDMLRGIFEPFGKIDNIVLMKDSDTGRSKGYGFITFSDSECARRALEQLNGFELAGRPMRVGHVTERLDGGTDITFPDGDQDLDLGSAGGRLQLMAKLAEGSGIQLPTTAAVAQAAALQLNGAVPLGALNPAALTALSPALNLASQAIASQCFQLSSLFTRQTM